A single window of Cytobacillus dafuensis DNA harbors:
- a CDS encoding response regulator transcription factor, giving the protein MKKSILLVEDNIEISQLIADTLVNESFIVTAAFDGEEALAFFNKKEPDLILLDLMLPKLSGTELLKKVREKSKIPILIISAKGSDLDKALGLGFGADDYISKPFSMIELTARVHAAIRRSTEYLPQDSSSYQNNLHYKDITLDMHSFTANIGDKTVQLTSKEFQIFKLFLTNQSRVFTKEQIYHLIWEDDYFGNENVINVHIRRLREKIEVDPSNPQYIKTIWGIGYKLGD; this is encoded by the coding sequence ATGAAAAAAAGCATTCTGCTAGTGGAGGACAACATAGAAATTAGTCAATTGATAGCCGATACTCTTGTGAATGAGAGTTTTATAGTAACTGCTGCATTTGATGGAGAGGAGGCATTAGCATTTTTTAATAAAAAAGAACCAGATTTAATTTTACTTGATTTAATGCTCCCTAAATTGAGCGGCACGGAATTATTGAAAAAAGTAAGAGAAAAGAGCAAGATTCCTATATTGATCATTTCGGCAAAAGGAAGTGATCTTGATAAAGCACTTGGACTTGGCTTTGGAGCGGATGATTACATAAGCAAACCATTTTCGATGATTGAGTTAACAGCGAGAGTCCATGCGGCCATTCGCAGGTCAACGGAATATCTTCCACAGGATAGCAGCTCTTACCAAAATAATCTTCATTATAAAGATATCACCCTCGACATGCATTCATTCACTGCAAATATAGGGGATAAAACGGTCCAGCTAACGTCAAAAGAATTTCAGATATTCAAGTTGTTTTTGACTAATCAAAGTAGAGTATTTACAAAGGAACAAATTTACCATTTGATTTGGGAAGATGATTATTTCGGCAATGAAAATGTCATTAACGTACATATAAGAAGGCTACGTGAAAAAATTGAAGTGGATCCGTCCAACCCACAATACATTAAAACGATTTGGGGCATTGGATATAAATTAGGTGATTAA
- a CDS encoding Ger(x)C family spore germination protein, which produces MKKDYERRFKLILLFFCLLFILTGCFSSEEIEDRAFNIGVAIDKVDDDAKEMDSQKRGATYEKKNVLKVTFQYMNTVSAKPEAKGGGKKQYINVSEIGDSNHQMIREVALKQENPIMFHHTKVIIINANVLKVNKMTEVLDLYLRDNELRPTCLLLVSSGPAKDALETKLPEIIPSFRLIGIIDNDYRSNKILPPMPLAKLEGKMHSGSSYLLQNVFSDHGDIKFSGGVIIDGKTNLLRGKITEDEVTGINMITGETKGGLIKAREEKSGKVIIYEIKSLKTKIIPHVNRNKISFDIKIKSEGTLTETWGIPKESEKAFIKNAEKLIEQQTRKIIKKTLNTTQKKYRVDVADFGNQLSISHPHIWKKVKNNWDSTFSEIPINYSIQIKINDYGSRSLK; this is translated from the coding sequence ATGAAAAAGGATTATGAAAGACGATTCAAGTTAATCTTGCTATTTTTCTGCCTTCTTTTCATTCTAACCGGATGTTTCAGTAGCGAAGAAATTGAAGATCGTGCTTTTAACATAGGTGTTGCCATCGATAAAGTTGACGATGATGCTAAAGAAATGGATTCCCAAAAAAGAGGGGCAACTTATGAAAAGAAGAACGTACTCAAAGTTACATTTCAATATATGAACACAGTTTCTGCTAAACCAGAGGCTAAAGGAGGAGGCAAAAAACAGTATATAAACGTTTCAGAAATCGGGGATTCTAATCATCAAATGATTCGAGAAGTCGCTTTGAAACAAGAAAATCCCATTATGTTTCACCACACCAAGGTAATTATTATCAATGCTAACGTGCTTAAAGTGAATAAAATGACGGAGGTGTTGGACCTTTATTTACGTGATAACGAATTGAGGCCAACTTGTTTACTTCTAGTTAGTAGCGGTCCTGCAAAGGATGCCCTAGAAACAAAGCTACCTGAAATCATCCCTTCATTTCGTCTTATAGGAATTATTGATAATGACTACAGAAGTAACAAAATCCTGCCCCCTATGCCTCTAGCAAAATTAGAGGGTAAGATGCATTCGGGCTCAAGTTATTTATTGCAAAATGTATTTTCAGATCATGGGGATATTAAATTTTCTGGCGGAGTAATTATTGATGGAAAGACAAACTTACTCCGAGGAAAGATAACTGAAGATGAAGTAACAGGAATTAACATGATTACTGGAGAAACAAAAGGTGGACTTATAAAAGCAAGAGAAGAAAAGTCCGGAAAGGTAATCATCTATGAAATTAAGTCACTTAAAACGAAAATAATTCCCCACGTTAACCGAAATAAAATATCGTTTGATATTAAAATTAAATCTGAAGGAACTCTTACTGAAACCTGGGGAATTCCAAAGGAGTCTGAAAAAGCCTTTATTAAAAATGCAGAAAAGCTAATCGAACAGCAAACAAGGAAAATTATTAAAAAAACATTAAATACAACACAGAAAAAATACCGAGTCGATGTTGCTGATTTTGGAAACCAATTAAGCATTAGTCATCCTCACATTTGGAAAAAGGTCAAAAATAATTGGGACTCTACATTTTCAGAAATCCCAATAAATTACTCCATTCAGATAAAAATTAATGATTACGGCTCAAGAAGTCTTAAATAA
- a CDS encoding L-lactate dehydrogenase, giving the protein MSKEKVNRVVLIGTGAVGCSYAYSMINQGVTEELVLIDVNESKSEGEAMDLNHGMPFAPSPMKVWSGSYKDCESADLIVISAGLAQKPGETRLQLLEKNTKIFKQIVKNIMDNNFNGIFLIATNPVDILTYVTLKESGLPKERVIGSGTVLDSARLRFALGQYFKVDPRNVHAAIIGEHGDTELPVWSHASIGIEQLENVLAKKKDANKGCLEDIFVNVRDAAYHIIERKGATYYGIGMSLVRITKAILYNENSILTVSAFLDGEYGHKNVYIGVPAVVNRSGIREIIEIDLNEKEKEQFNHSVTVLKETMSSIVQ; this is encoded by the coding sequence GTGAGTAAGGAAAAAGTAAATCGGGTAGTATTAATTGGCACTGGTGCAGTTGGTTGTAGTTATGCTTATTCAATGATAAACCAGGGAGTTACGGAAGAATTAGTTCTAATTGATGTAAATGAATCAAAATCTGAAGGTGAAGCGATGGATCTTAATCATGGAATGCCCTTTGCACCTTCTCCAATGAAAGTATGGAGCGGTTCCTATAAAGATTGTGAAAGTGCTGACCTAATAGTAATTAGTGCAGGATTAGCACAAAAACCTGGGGAAACCCGATTACAATTATTAGAAAAGAACACAAAAATATTTAAGCAAATAGTAAAAAACATTATGGATAATAACTTTAATGGAATATTTTTAATTGCGACTAATCCTGTAGATATCTTAACTTATGTTACATTAAAGGAATCAGGACTACCGAAAGAACGAGTTATTGGTTCTGGAACGGTTCTCGATTCGGCACGTTTACGATTTGCGTTAGGTCAGTATTTCAAAGTAGATCCTCGAAATGTTCACGCTGCTATTATTGGTGAACATGGTGATACAGAGCTTCCTGTTTGGAGCCATGCATCGATTGGTATAGAACAGCTTGAAAATGTTTTGGCAAAAAAAAAGGATGCGAATAAAGGATGTTTAGAGGACATTTTTGTAAACGTTAGGGATGCGGCTTATCATATCATTGAGCGAAAAGGTGCAACGTACTATGGTATAGGTATGTCACTAGTTCGAATTACAAAAGCAATACTTTATAATGAAAACAGTATCCTGACAGTTTCCGCCTTTTTAGATGGAGAATACGGACATAAGAATGTGTATATTGGGGTTCCTGCTGTTGTTAACCGTTCAGGAATAAGAGAAATAATTGAAATTGATTTAAATGAAAAAGAAAAAGAACAATTTAATCATTCTGTTACAGTGCTAAAAGAAACTATGAGTTCTATAGTCCAATAA
- a CDS encoding GerAB/ArcD/ProY family transporter encodes MFLQEKNSLTSVQTTVIITNNILSAGIIILPRTALEAGKTPDVWISVILGGLISIVLGIVMVKLSQCFPKKTFYQYSSDLLGKWVGNFLSLSMIIYFLTLSSYEVRILTEIANFFLLEGTPKWAIIMPFLWIGLYLLLGGISPLARISEVIFPITIIFFLFVLLLSFKIFEPDNLRPFMGQGILPVLKGIKSTIFTFIGAEIMLLIVSFMEEPKKGVKIIIIGIAIPIFFNLIAIIMVIGALSIDGVLHRTWPTLDLVRSYEVRGMFFERFESLLLVIWTMQFFSTFCITYFSSALGLSQIFNKKIHPFLYALLPIIYIVASIPKTLDEIFFMGDIIGKFAIIFFTLLPLPLLFIAKWKGIKNEKGL; translated from the coding sequence ATGTTCTTACAAGAAAAAAACTCCCTTACTTCAGTCCAGACTACTGTAATTATTACCAATAACATTCTCTCGGCAGGAATTATTATCCTTCCAAGAACTGCTTTAGAAGCAGGCAAAACTCCAGATGTCTGGATCAGTGTCATATTAGGAGGACTGATCTCTATCGTCTTAGGAATTGTTATGGTCAAGCTGAGCCAATGCTTTCCAAAGAAAACCTTTTATCAATATAGTTCTGACCTTTTAGGGAAGTGGGTTGGTAACTTCCTAAGTCTTAGTATGATTATTTATTTTCTTACCTTATCTTCATATGAAGTTAGAATATTGACAGAAATTGCAAACTTTTTTCTCCTAGAGGGAACTCCAAAATGGGCAATCATTATGCCCTTTCTTTGGATTGGATTATACCTACTATTAGGTGGAATATCACCATTAGCCCGTATTTCTGAAGTGATATTTCCAATAACAATAATCTTTTTCCTGTTTGTGCTCCTTTTGAGTTTTAAAATTTTTGAACCAGATAACCTACGTCCATTCATGGGACAAGGCATCCTCCCGGTACTAAAAGGGATAAAATCAACAATTTTCACCTTTATAGGAGCCGAAATTATGTTGTTAATCGTCTCTTTTATGGAAGAACCAAAAAAAGGGGTAAAAATAATTATTATTGGAATTGCCATTCCAATATTCTTTAATTTAATTGCTATCATTATGGTTATTGGGGCACTTTCGATTGATGGAGTATTACATCGAACTTGGCCAACACTCGATCTTGTTCGAAGCTATGAAGTTAGGGGAATGTTTTTTGAGCGATTCGAATCCTTACTACTTGTTATATGGACCATGCAGTTTTTCTCTACATTTTGCATTACCTATTTTTCTTCTGCATTGGGCCTTAGTCAAATATTTAATAAAAAAATTCACCCATTTCTATATGCACTACTGCCAATAATCTACATTGTTGCATCGATTCCTAAGACATTGGATGAGATATTCTTTATGGGAGATATAATTGGGAAATTTGCAATAATTTTCTTCACACTACTCCCTCTCCCCTTACTTTTCATAGCAAAATGGAAGGGGATAAAAAATGAAAAAGGATTATGA
- a CDS encoding DNA topoisomerase III gives MAKSVVIAEKPSVARDIARVLKCNKKGNGYLEGDKYIVTWALGHLVTLAEPESYDVKYKTWNLEDLPMLPDRLKLTVIKQTGKQFNAVKSQLTRKDISEIIVATDAGREGELVARWIIDKVKINKPIKRLWISSVTDKAIKDGFANLRPGKNYDNLYQSAVARSEADWYIGLNATRALTTRFNAQLNCGRVQTPTVAMIAQREEEIKSFKTQTYYGIEAQTADKLKLTWQDANGNTRNFDKEKIDTIIRKLTREKTIVTEIEKKPKKSFSPGLYDLTELQRDANKIFGYSAKETLNIMQKLYEQHKVLTYPRTDSRYISSDIIATLPERLKACGIGEYRPLANKVLSKPIKTSKAFVDDSKVSDHHAIIPTEGFVQMAKFTDKERKIYDLVIKRFLAVLFPAYEYEQLTLRAKIGDENFVARGKTIINAGWKEVYDNRFVDEEETDDLKEQILPRFEKGDVLNVKLIMQTSGQTKPPARFNEATLLSAMENPTKYMNTQDKRLAETLKSTGGLGTVATRADIIDKLFNSFLIEKRGKDIHLTSKGRQLLDLVPEELKSPALTAEWEQKLEAIAAGKLKKEVFIKEMKGYTKEIVSEIKASNKKYKHDNISTKSCPDCGKPMLEVNGKKGKMLVCQDRECGHRKNVARVTNARCPQCKKKLELRGEGEGQIFACKCGYREKLSAFEARRKKEGSGKVDKRTVQKYLKQQEKEAEPINNPFAELLKGMKLD, from the coding sequence ATGGCAAAAAGTGTTGTAATTGCTGAAAAACCTTCTGTCGCACGAGATATCGCACGTGTGCTGAAGTGTAATAAAAAGGGAAATGGATATCTAGAAGGAGATAAATATATCGTAACTTGGGCACTAGGACATCTAGTCACACTTGCTGAGCCAGAAAGCTACGATGTGAAATATAAAACATGGAATTTAGAAGATCTGCCTATGCTGCCTGATCGTTTGAAATTGACAGTCATAAAGCAGACTGGAAAACAGTTTAATGCCGTTAAAAGTCAACTGACTAGAAAGGATATTAGTGAAATAATCGTGGCGACAGACGCCGGGAGAGAGGGAGAACTAGTCGCTCGCTGGATTATTGATAAAGTAAAAATCAATAAACCGATAAAACGTTTGTGGATCTCATCTGTCACTGACAAAGCGATTAAAGATGGGTTTGCCAACTTGAGGCCAGGTAAAAACTATGACAATTTGTATCAATCAGCAGTCGCACGTTCAGAAGCTGACTGGTATATCGGTTTAAATGCTACTCGTGCTCTGACAACGCGCTTCAATGCTCAGCTTAACTGTGGACGTGTGCAAACACCAACTGTTGCCATGATTGCCCAACGTGAAGAGGAAATTAAAAGCTTTAAAACGCAAACATACTACGGTATTGAAGCACAAACAGCTGATAAACTTAAGCTTACTTGGCAAGATGCAAACGGAAATACACGTAACTTCGATAAAGAGAAGATCGATACAATCATTCGAAAACTCACTAGGGAAAAGACGATTGTTACTGAAATTGAGAAAAAACCGAAGAAATCATTCTCACCGGGTCTTTATGACTTAACAGAGCTGCAGCGTGATGCAAATAAAATCTTCGGCTACTCTGCAAAAGAAACATTAAATATTATGCAAAAACTGTACGAGCAGCACAAAGTATTAACATACCCTCGTACAGATTCACGATATATCTCATCAGATATTATCGCAACACTTCCAGAGCGTTTAAAAGCATGTGGAATAGGGGAATATCGTCCATTAGCAAACAAGGTGTTAAGTAAACCGATAAAAACATCTAAAGCATTTGTAGATGATAGTAAAGTATCAGATCATCATGCCATCATCCCAACTGAAGGCTTCGTACAAATGGCGAAATTCACAGACAAAGAACGTAAAATTTATGATTTGGTTATAAAACGTTTTTTAGCAGTACTTTTCCCAGCATACGAATATGAGCAATTAACACTTCGTGCAAAAATAGGAGATGAGAACTTCGTTGCCCGTGGAAAGACGATTATTAACGCTGGTTGGAAAGAAGTATATGACAACCGTTTTGTCGATGAAGAAGAAACGGATGATTTAAAAGAACAAATTTTACCTCGCTTTGAGAAGGGCGATGTATTAAACGTAAAATTAATTATGCAAACTTCTGGTCAAACAAAACCACCAGCTCGTTTTAATGAAGCAACCTTATTATCGGCGATGGAAAACCCGACGAAATATATGAATACCCAAGATAAAAGATTAGCTGAAACATTAAAATCAACAGGCGGATTAGGTACGGTTGCAACGCGTGCAGATATTATCGATAAACTATTTAACTCATTCTTAATTGAAAAACGCGGCAAAGACATTCATCTTACATCTAAAGGCCGTCAGTTGCTTGACTTAGTGCCAGAAGAATTAAAATCTCCTGCTTTAACAGCTGAGTGGGAACAAAAACTTGAAGCAATTGCTGCAGGCAAGCTGAAAAAAGAAGTCTTTATTAAAGAAATGAAAGGCTACACGAAAGAAATCGTGTCCGAAATTAAAGCAAGTAATAAAAAATATAAACACGATAACATTTCCACAAAATCATGTCCTGACTGCGGAAAGCCAATGCTTGAAGTGAATGGGAAAAAAGGTAAAATGCTTGTTTGCCAGGATCGTGAATGTGGTCACCGAAAGAACGTGGCTCGTGTCACAAACGCACGCTGTCCACAGTGTAAAAAGAAATTAGAACTTCGTGGTGAAGGGGAAGGTCAAATCTTCGCATGTAAATGTGGTTATCGTGAAAAGTTATCTGCTTTTGAAGCTCGTCGCAAAAAAGAAGGCAGTGGAAAAGTTGATAAACGTACTGTACAAAAGTATTTAAAGCAGCAAGAAAAAGAAGCTGAACCAATTAATAATCCGTTTGCCGAATTATTAAAAGGAATGAAGTTGGATTAA
- a CDS encoding spore germination protein: MIWNKHSKKSHLSQNVNTHVTGNYHLDLTAIKQKLGENSDVQYREFKLKKSDISAVLIFLDGLSDKELIDTDLLRQLMMPFNLGDLEILEKVGTKDFIKNYVLSISDIQESNDIKFITTKILNGSAALFIDGSQDVLILGLKKEKTRNLMEPLSESLVRGPRIGFTESLSDNTAILRNSGENEDLTLLKISVGKRSKKDLVIAYINEIVNPKLLEEIKRRVKSIDLDYLAESGYVEQLIEDNFLSPFPQIQSTERPDRVISALMEGRVAILLDGSPFVLIAPVTFGMLLQSPEDYYERWIPGSLIRMLRFITAFISLFAPALYISFVSFHPGLIPTKLAISMAGFRQGVPFPAFIEAIIMEVAIEILREAGLRLPKPIGQAVGIVGGLIIGEAAVQAGIVSPIMVIVVALTAISSFAIPQYSSAIALRYLRFIAMLGAAMLGLYGVVLFFLLLCSHLVRLKSFGVPYTSPAVPFRLRDLQDFIIRMPMFMMNRRPMILDTKDSKRKE; the protein is encoded by the coding sequence ATGATATGGAACAAACACAGCAAAAAATCCCATCTCTCCCAAAATGTAAATACTCATGTTACAGGAAATTATCATTTGGATTTAACAGCGATTAAACAAAAGCTTGGTGAAAATTCAGATGTTCAATACCGAGAGTTTAAACTAAAAAAATCTGATATATCAGCTGTTCTCATCTTTCTTGATGGCCTGTCAGATAAAGAATTGATTGATACCGATTTGCTTCGACAATTAATGATGCCCTTTAACTTAGGTGACCTTGAGATACTTGAAAAAGTTGGAACTAAGGATTTTATTAAGAATTATGTCCTATCCATAAGTGATATTCAAGAATCAAACGATATTAAATTCATAACTACTAAAATCCTGAATGGATCGGCAGCCTTATTTATCGATGGATCGCAGGACGTATTAATATTGGGGCTAAAGAAAGAAAAAACCCGAAATTTGATGGAACCATTATCAGAGTCATTGGTTCGAGGTCCAAGGATTGGATTTACCGAATCTCTTAGTGATAACACCGCCATTCTTCGTAACAGTGGTGAAAATGAAGATTTAACACTACTTAAAATATCTGTCGGGAAACGTTCGAAGAAAGATTTAGTCATTGCTTATATAAATGAAATTGTAAATCCAAAATTGTTGGAGGAAATAAAGAGAAGAGTCAAATCCATTGATCTTGATTATTTGGCAGAATCCGGCTATGTAGAACAGCTTATAGAAGATAATTTTTTAAGTCCTTTTCCTCAAATCCAAAGTACAGAACGACCTGATCGTGTAATAAGTGCTCTTATGGAGGGCCGAGTAGCAATATTACTTGATGGGTCACCCTTTGTATTGATTGCCCCTGTTACCTTTGGTATGTTACTTCAATCACCAGAAGACTATTATGAGCGTTGGATTCCTGGTTCTCTTATAAGGATGCTTCGATTTATAACAGCTTTTATCTCATTGTTTGCACCTGCCCTTTATATTTCATTTGTTTCCTTCCATCCTGGTTTGATTCCAACAAAGCTTGCCATATCCATGGCCGGCTTCCGACAAGGGGTTCCATTTCCAGCCTTTATTGAAGCGATAATAATGGAAGTAGCGATAGAAATACTTAGAGAAGCAGGACTCCGTCTGCCAAAGCCAATCGGACAGGCAGTTGGAATAGTTGGGGGTTTAATTATCGGAGAAGCAGCTGTGCAGGCAGGGATTGTTAGCCCTATTATGGTCATTGTCGTTGCATTGACAGCTATATCTTCCTTTGCTATTCCGCAGTATAGTTCTGCTATTGCTTTACGTTATTTGAGATTCATTGCTATGTTAGGGGCAGCCATGTTGGGGCTTTACGGAGTGGTTTTGTTTTTCCTATTGCTCTGCAGCCATTTAGTCAGGCTCAAGAGTTTTGGTGTACCTTATACCAGCCCTGCAGTACCTTTTCGCCTTAGAGATTTGCAAGATTTTATCATTAGGATGCCAATGTTTATGATGAACCGTCGACCAATGATACTTGATACTAAAGATTCTAAACGTAAGGAATAG
- a CDS encoding lactate permease LctP family transporter has translation MNVWEQVYNPLSNIWLSAIIAAIPIIFFIVLLTIFKVKGYIAGFASIIVAGIVAVLLYKMPAILVLMSAVFGVLSGIWPVASIVFAAIFLYKVTVKTGKFAIIENSISFITSDQRLQVLIVAYSFGAFLEGAAGFGAPVAITAAILVGLGFNPMYAASICLVANIAGGSYGAMGIPVTVPSLLTGLDALVVGRYTALVIPIISFIVAFLLIFIIDGMKGIRQTFPAILVSGVSFGLTQALVLTFLGPELTDIFAAIVSLVALALFLQWWKPKQIFRVNKEKAEDKQVKYSFGQIAYAWLPFVFLTICVTLFNLSFFKNLFIPGGPLEKLVLLLPIPGLNNLVIKHVPIAPMDTPYAAVFKLDLFSSTTTAIFITIIVAIILFRCSGKLLIDITKETSKELFPPVLTICSVLAFAYICTYSGMSSTLGLALASTGEVFPLFSPILGWLGVFLTGSVVNSGSLFAPLQSVTASQIGIPPETMVAVNIMGGTMAKMISPQSIAVAAAAVGLAGKDSELFKFTIKYSLIFLILIGIVSYLIF, from the coding sequence ATGAATGTGTGGGAACAAGTATATAATCCATTGAGCAACATTTGGCTATCAGCAATTATTGCCGCAATTCCAATAATTTTTTTTATTGTATTGCTAACTATTTTTAAGGTGAAAGGTTATATTGCGGGTTTCGCTAGTATTATTGTTGCAGGAATTGTTGCAGTACTATTATATAAAATGCCTGCAATACTAGTTTTAATGTCTGCTGTTTTCGGGGTTTTATCTGGTATATGGCCGGTAGCTTCCATTGTGTTTGCTGCCATTTTCCTTTATAAAGTAACTGTAAAAACAGGAAAATTTGCCATTATTGAAAATAGCATTTCTTTTATAACTTCAGATCAAAGATTGCAAGTCCTTATTGTAGCTTATTCGTTTGGGGCATTTTTAGAAGGAGCTGCGGGATTCGGAGCACCAGTTGCGATAACAGCTGCCATTTTAGTTGGACTTGGCTTTAATCCTATGTATGCAGCAAGTATTTGTTTAGTTGCAAACATCGCAGGTGGTTCATACGGTGCAATGGGTATACCAGTAACTGTACCCTCATTGCTAACAGGTTTAGATGCGCTTGTTGTTGGAAGGTATACGGCATTAGTAATTCCAATAATAAGCTTTATAGTAGCATTCTTACTAATTTTTATTATTGATGGGATGAAAGGGATTAGACAAACATTTCCCGCCATTTTAGTTAGTGGTGTTTCTTTTGGACTTACTCAGGCATTGGTTTTAACTTTTTTAGGTCCTGAACTAACAGATATATTTGCAGCAATAGTCAGCTTAGTAGCATTAGCACTATTTTTGCAATGGTGGAAACCGAAGCAAATATTTCGCGTAAATAAAGAAAAAGCAGAAGATAAACAGGTTAAGTACTCTTTTGGACAAATAGCTTATGCTTGGTTGCCTTTTGTATTTTTAACCATTTGTGTTACATTATTTAATTTATCATTTTTCAAAAATTTATTTATACCAGGTGGTCCTTTAGAAAAACTAGTGTTGTTGCTACCCATTCCTGGATTAAATAACTTAGTCATTAAACATGTACCAATTGCTCCAATGGATACACCCTATGCTGCAGTTTTTAAGTTAGATTTATTTTCATCTACGACAACTGCTATTTTCATTACGATCATTGTCGCAATCATTCTCTTTCGCTGTAGTGGAAAGCTTCTGATAGATATTACAAAAGAGACTTCAAAAGAATTATTTCCACCAGTACTAACAATTTGTAGTGTACTTGCTTTTGCTTATATTTGTACATACTCTGGTATGTCATCAACACTTGGTTTAGCATTGGCTTCAACTGGTGAAGTATTTCCATTATTCTCACCAATTTTAGGATGGTTAGGTGTGTTTTTAACAGGCTCAGTTGTAAATAGCGGATCACTATTTGCCCCACTGCAATCTGTCACAGCTTCTCAAATTGGGATTCCACCCGAAACAATGGTAGCTGTCAATATTATGGGTGGAACAATGGCGAAAATGATATCTCCTCAGTCTATTGCTGTAGCTGCTGCTGCGGTCGGCCTTGCAGGGAAAGATAGTGAATTATTTAAATTTACAATCAAGTACAGTTTAATCTTTCTTATATTAATCGGGATTGTAAGCTATTTAATCTTTTAA
- a CDS encoding MDR family MFS transporter, with product MRIRDWDSNLKVRLFGEAAMNITFWMFFPFLTIYFAGEFGKDKAGLLLIFSQVFSVLANLMGGYCADRFGRKTMMVLSAFGQGISFLIFALANSPWLNSPWLAFICFAFVGIFGSFYWPASQAMVADVVEEKYRSDVFAIFYTSINIAVVVGPILGAIFYANYRFQLLVIAGIICIALAGILAKMTRETVPEQLNSKKENNKWYSILLNQMRDYGIIFKDKTFLLFIIAGVLAAQTFMQLDLLIPVYTSEFVQNQALFKLGDWSFTIQGEQAFGILLAENGFFVALFTVVVTRFMTKFKERNIFVLSSLTYAAAILMFGQTSWIWGLIIAMAIFTLAELMTAGLQQSYVSKIAPEHMRGQYFAAASLRFTFGKTIAPISIPLTVWIGYDWTFIILAALAVISALLYWIMFSISEKTKLLPAKKGSV from the coding sequence ATGAGAATTAGAGATTGGGATTCGAATTTAAAAGTTAGGTTATTCGGGGAAGCGGCGATGAATATCACCTTTTGGATGTTCTTTCCGTTTTTAACGATTTATTTTGCAGGTGAATTTGGAAAAGATAAAGCAGGACTGCTCCTTATTTTTTCTCAAGTATTTTCTGTTTTAGCCAATTTAATGGGCGGTTATTGTGCAGATCGATTTGGAAGAAAAACGATGATGGTTCTTTCAGCTTTTGGTCAAGGCATTAGCTTTCTTATATTTGCACTAGCAAATTCTCCTTGGCTTAATTCACCATGGCTTGCTTTTATTTGTTTTGCCTTTGTTGGTATTTTCGGTTCATTTTATTGGCCCGCAAGCCAAGCAATGGTGGCAGATGTAGTAGAGGAAAAGTATCGAAGTGATGTATTTGCTATTTTCTATACTTCGATTAATATCGCAGTTGTTGTTGGTCCTATTTTAGGTGCCATTTTTTATGCGAATTATCGCTTTCAGCTTCTTGTCATTGCTGGCATCATCTGTATTGCTTTAGCGGGAATATTAGCAAAAATGACGAGAGAAACTGTGCCTGAGCAACTTAATAGCAAGAAAGAGAATAATAAGTGGTACTCAATTTTACTAAATCAAATGAGAGATTACGGAATTATCTTCAAAGACAAAACCTTTCTTCTTTTTATCATTGCAGGTGTATTAGCAGCACAAACATTTATGCAGCTTGATCTCTTAATACCTGTATATACGAGTGAATTTGTTCAAAACCAAGCACTTTTCAAATTAGGAGATTGGTCTTTTACCATTCAAGGAGAACAAGCCTTTGGTATTCTTTTAGCTGAAAATGGCTTCTTTGTCGCTTTATTTACAGTCGTTGTAACAAGATTCATGACCAAATTCAAAGAAAGAAATATATTTGTCCTTTCCTCCCTTACATACGCAGCAGCGATTTTGATGTTCGGGCAAACATCTTGGATTTGGGGATTAATTATTGCTATGGCTATTTTTACATTAGCAGAGCTGATGACAGCTGGCTTGCAGCAAAGCTATGTTTCAAAAATAGCTCCGGAACATATGCGAGGGCAATATTTTGCTGCTGCCAGCCTTAGATTTACATTCGGAAAAACAATAGCTCCCATATCTATTCCTTTAACCGTATGGATAGGTTATGATTGGACATTTATTATCCTCGCTGCTCTTGCCGTTATAAGTGCCTTGTTGTATTGGATCATGTTTTCTATTTCAGAAAAAACAAAATTGCTTCCTGCAAAAAAGGGATCTGTTTGA